From the genome of Bacteroidota bacterium, one region includes:
- a CDS encoding lipoprotein signal peptidase, which translates to MSNTKKSLLVIFIILFLDQILKIWIKTHMMLGEEHRILGNWFIIHFTENNGMAFGLELGGAIGKYILSTFRILAVAAIGWYLSILLKKKAHIGLIICISMIFAGAMGNILDSAFYGLIFNESYFQVASLFPPEGGYASFLSGRVVDMLYFPIIQGHFPAWFPFWGSEEFIFFRPIFNLADSSITVGVIFLLLFQKRFFKEAKF; encoded by the coding sequence ATGTCAAATACAAAAAAATCATTACTGGTAATTTTCATCATTCTGTTTCTTGATCAAATCCTGAAAATATGGATTAAAACCCACATGATGCTTGGAGAGGAACATAGAATCCTGGGCAACTGGTTTATCATTCATTTTACTGAAAATAATGGTATGGCTTTTGGCCTGGAATTAGGCGGAGCAATAGGTAAATATATACTCAGTACTTTCAGAATTCTTGCTGTCGCTGCAATTGGCTGGTATCTTTCCATATTGCTTAAAAAGAAAGCCCACATTGGTTTAATCATTTGCATCTCCATGATATTCGCCGGTGCAATGGGAAACATTCTTGACAGCGCTTTTTATGGATTAATTTTCAATGAAAGTTATTTCCAGGTAGCTTCTCTTTTCCCGCCCGAAGGAGGTTATGCCTCATTCCTGAGCGGAAGAGTCGTTGATATGCTTTATTTCCCAATTATACAGGGACATTTTCCGGCCTGGTTTCCCTTCTGGGGTTCAGAAGAATTTATTTTCTTCCGTCCAATTTTCAACCTGGCCGATTCTTCAATTACTGTCGGGGTGATTTTTTTACTTCTTTTTCAGAAAAGATTTTTCAAAGAAGCCAAGTTTTAA